A genomic window from Ascaphus truei isolate aAscTru1 chromosome 1, aAscTru1.hap1, whole genome shotgun sequence includes:
- the LOC142490144 gene encoding survival of motor neuron protein-like, whose translation MAGAEDEAALFRRGAGQSDDSDIWDDTALIKAYDKAVVSFKKALKNGECTAAPKRPEEKHAGTKRKNNKKNKCRKKSNTAPLKKWRVGELCNAVWSEDGSVYPATISAIDTKRGTCMVIYTGYGNTEQQGLSDLLLPDTSEAESDQRDPGQDVNGDQNSTDESDMSSRSPENKNHPHRTTAKSSQWNSHFPPAPPPFVPGLGRYGEKPNEAPPFLAGWPPPFPAGPPLIPPPPPMGPDTCEDEDALGSMLISWYMSGYHTGYYLGLKQSRMEAAKHPNQK comes from the exons ATGGCAGGCGCGGAGGATGAAGCTGCGCTGTTCAGACGCGGAGCCGGACAG AGTGACGACTCGGATATCTGGGACGATACGGCATTGATCAAAGCGTATGATAAGGCGGTGGTATCATTTAAG AAAGCTCTGAAGAACGGAGAATGTACGGCTGCCCCCAAGAGACCGGAAGAAAAACATGCTGGCACCAAAAGAAAGAATAACAAGAAAAACAAATGCAGGAAGAAGAGTAACACAGCCCCTTTAAAAAAG TGGCGAGTAGGAGAGTTGTGCAACGCAGTTTGGTCAGAGGACGGCAGTGTTTACCCAGCTACCATCTCTGCCATTGATACAAAAAGAGGGACCTGCATGGTTATTTATACAGGCTATGGCAACACCGAGCAGCAAGGCTTGTCCGACCTGCTCCTCCCGGACACTTCTGAAGCAGAGAGTGATCAGAGGGATCCAGGACAG GATGTGAATGGAGATCAGAATTCAACAGATGAAAGTGACATGTCGTCCAGATCCCCTGAAAACAAGAATCATCCTCACCGGACCACAGCAAAGTCATCTCAATGGAACTCCCACTTCCCCCCTGCTCCACCTCCTTTTGTGCCTGGCCTGGGCAGG TATGGGGAGAAGCCAAATGAAGCCCCTCCCTTCCTGGCTGGCTGGCCCCCACCATTTCCTGCGGGACCCCCT CTGATTCCGCCTCCCCCTCCAATGGGTCCTGATACCTGTGAAGATGAAGATGCTTTGGGAAGTATGTTAATTTCGTGGTACATGAGTGGGTATCACACTGGTTACTACCTG GGGTTAAAACAGAGCCGGATGGAAGCTGCTAAACACCCTAATCAGAAGTAA
- the LOC142490159 gene encoding baculoviral IAP repeat-containing protein 1-like isoform X2, which yields MALALGSLVHLEELRLPTGEGMAQAAKLFIAQLQKLPNLRILILLEILNDESILELARAAKNGYLKGLRQLDLKVNVSVTESGWRTCFQTADNMPELCKLDLGRMYTHQIKCHATTVKSFVQFVSRLPSLVTIVMHGWLLDADDLNMFNRMKDKHPQSKSLHIVWQWFLPGSPNIEQ from the exons ATGG CTCTTGCTTTGGGTTCTCTCGTTCACCTGGAAGAGTTGCGGTTGCCAACGGGGGAGGGGATGGCACAGGCTGCTAAACTGTTTATAGCACAGTTGCAGAAACTTCCTAACCTCCGAATTTTGATTCTGCTCGAGATTTTAAATGATGAAAGCATTTTGGAGTTGG CAAGAGCAGCAAAAAATGGATACCTGAAAGGCCTTCGTCAACTCGACTTGAAAGTGAATGTCAGTGTCACAGAATCTGGCTGGAGAACCTGCTTCCAGACAGCGGATAACATGCCTGAGTTATGCAAGCTGGATTTGGGCAGGATGTACActcatcaaataaaatgtcacGCGACCACAGTGAAGTCCTTTGTCCAGTTTGTGTCCAGACTGCCCAGCCTTGTGACAATCGTCATGCATGGATGGCTGCTGGATGCAGATGACTTGAACATGTTCAACAGAATGAAAGACAAGCATCCTCAGTCCAAAAGCCTACATATTGTTTGGCAGTGGTTCTTGCCCGGTTCACCAAATATAGAGCAATAG